Proteins found in one Sorghum bicolor cultivar BTx623 chromosome 1, Sorghum_bicolor_NCBIv3, whole genome shotgun sequence genomic segment:
- the LOC8065656 gene encoding tyrosine N-monooxygenase-like, with protein sequence MALAPSHAHVVPPFTILCTFLAVALLFLYRTKATTSKKTELHHQVPPGPAGLPIIGSMHCLVSKRPVFRWIHGLLKDMNTNILCLRFGAVHVVVVACPKIAREVFRKNDAVFASRPLTSATELFSFGYKGSILSPYGEQWKKMRRVITSEILSTSMERRLQRQRAEEADHLIRFIYNQCNTSDSSSVVVNVRHVAQHFCGNMIRRLMFGRRHFSVAAGAAGNGSGPGPEEVEHVDALFTLLSYLYNFSISDYIPAAWTWMIAGLVPDGHKKAAKSVMKTINRLHDPIIQERIHEWDGLRKRGDKREARDFLDVLVSLQDSQGRPFLSFDEIQAQTAEIMYATLGNPSSAVEWALAEMMDKPEVMHKAMNELNTVVGKDRLVQESDIPHLNYLKACIREAFRLHPYHAFNPPHVAMEDTIVSGYLIPKGSHVLLSRVGLGRNSHVWDAPLQFRPERHLMMNEHVVLTELDLRFVSFSAGRRGCPGVSLGSSVTMMLFARLLQGFTWTKPPGVRAIKLMESTTSLTLAEPLFLQAQPRLPVHLYASV encoded by the exons ATGGCACTGGCACCTAGCCACGCACATGTCGTCCCTCCATTCACAATACTTTGCACCTTTCTTGCCGTAGCTTTGTTATTTCTCTACCGAACCAAAGCAACAACGTCCAAGAAAACAGAGCTGCACCACCAGGTGCCGCCAGGGCCAGCTGGGTTGCCTATCATCGGCAGCATGCACTGTTTGGTTTCAAAGCGGCCGGTGTTTCGATGGATTCATGGCCTTCTCAAGGACATGAACACCAACATCCTATGCCTCCGCTTTGGAGCCGTCCATGTCGTAGTAGTTGCCTGCCCAAAGATAGCCCGTGAAGTTTTCAGAAAGAACGACGCAGTCTTCGCGTCTCGCCCCTTAACTTCCGCCACTGAATTGTTCAGCTTCGGGTACAAGGGCTCCATCCTGTCGCCGTACGGGGAGCAGTGGAAGAAGATGAGGCGGGTGATCACCTCCGAGATCCTGTCCACATCAATGGAGCGGCGTCTACAGCGCCAGCGAGCTGAGGAGGCCGACCACCTCATCAGGTTCATCTACAACCAGTGCAACACCTCAGATAGCAGCAGCGTCGTCGTCAATGTGCGTCATGTAGCCCAGCATTTCTGTGGCAACATGATACGGAGGCTCATGTTCGGCAGGAGACACTTCTCGGTTGCTGCTGGTGCTGCAGGCAATGGCAGCGGCCCTGGTCCTGAGGAGGTGGAGCACGTGGATGCGCTCTTCACGCTGCTGAGCTACTTGTACAATTTCTCCATCTCAGATTACATCCCTGCTGCGTGGACGTGGATGATTGCTGGCCTCGTTCCTGATGGCCATAAGAAGGCTGCCAAGAGCGTAATGAAGACTATAAACAGATTGCATGATCCCATCATACAAGAGAGGATCCATGAGTGGGATGGTCTTCGCAAACGCGGTGACAAGAGAGAGGCCAGAGATTTTCTTGACGTCCTAGTATCTCTTCAGGATTCACAAGGGCGACCTTTTCTGTCGTTTGATGAAATACAAGCACAGACAGCG GAGATAATGTATGCAACTCTCGGCAATCCATCAAGTGCGGTTGAGTGGGCACTCGCGGAGATGATGGACAAACCGGAGGTCATGCATAAAGCAATGAACGAGCTGAACACTGTCGTTGGCAAGGACAGGCTCGTCCAAGAATCTGACATCCCTCACCTCAACTATCTGAAAGCGTGCATACGGGAGGCCTTCCGCTTGCACCCCTACCATGCTTTCAACCCACCTCACGTCGCCATGGAAGATACCATCGTTTCTGGCTACCTCATTCCCAAGGGCAGCCATGTCCTTCTGAGCCGGGTGGGTCTTGGCCGGAACTCACACGTCTGGGATGCTCCTCTACAGTTCCGACCAGAGCGACATCTGATGATGAATGAGCATGTGGTTCTCACCGAGCTAGATCTTAGGTTCGTCTCATTCAGTGCAGGTAGGAGGGGATGTCCAGGGGTGTCACTTGGTAGCTCTGTTACAATGATGCTCTTCGCAAGGCTTCTGCAAGGGTTCACATGGACCAAGCCTCCCGGCGTTCGTGCAATCAAGCTCATGGAATCTACTACAAGTCTCACACTAGCTGAGCCACTCTTCTTACAAGCTCAGCCTCGTTTGCCGGTGCATCTTTATGCGTCTGTTTAG